The Deinococcus sonorensis KR-87 genome includes a window with the following:
- a CDS encoding ABC transporter ATP-binding protein: protein MGTALHPEADVLLDVKGLKTYFYTDEGVVKSVDGVTFHIKRGETLAVVGESGSGKSVTSLSIMRLIASPPGKIADGEVLFRGKDGQIKNLVTLPEAEMRKIRGNDISMIFQEPMTSLNPVYSVGDQIAEAVMLHQGKNRREAMEVATSMLELVGIPAAKKRVNEYPHQMSGGMRQRVMIAMALSCNPALLVADEPTTALDVTIQAQILDLMRKLQKDIGMSILFITHNLGVVAEMADRVVVMYGGRVVEEGDVLEIFKAPKHPYTMGLLNSMPRVDHEAEAPGERKQRLEAIPGNVPNPLHLPPGCVFEPRCKFAIPDCSKAVPALIDTGGGHTSRCIRSHEFGEVKA, encoded by the coding sequence ATGGGTACCGCGCTGCATCCGGAGGCCGATGTCCTGCTGGACGTCAAGGGCCTCAAGACCTACTTCTACACCGACGAGGGCGTCGTCAAGAGCGTGGACGGCGTGACCTTTCACATCAAGCGGGGCGAGACGCTGGCCGTGGTGGGCGAGTCGGGGTCCGGCAAGAGCGTGACCAGCCTCAGCATCATGCGGCTGATCGCCTCCCCGCCCGGCAAGATCGCGGACGGTGAGGTGCTGTTCCGGGGCAAGGACGGCCAGATCAAGAACCTGGTGACACTGCCGGAAGCCGAAATGCGCAAGATCCGCGGCAACGACATCTCGATGATCTTCCAGGAGCCGATGACCAGCCTCAACCCGGTGTACAGCGTCGGTGACCAGATCGCCGAGGCGGTGATGCTGCACCAGGGCAAGAACCGCCGCGAGGCGATGGAAGTGGCCACCAGCATGCTGGAACTGGTGGGCATTCCGGCCGCCAAGAAGCGCGTCAACGAGTACCCGCACCAGATGTCCGGCGGCATGCGTCAGCGCGTGATGATCGCCATGGCGCTGTCGTGCAACCCGGCCCTGCTGGTGGCCGACGAGCCGACCACCGCGCTCGATGTGACGATCCAGGCGCAGATTCTGGACCTGATGCGCAAGCTGCAGAAGGACATCGGCATGAGCATCCTGTTCATCACGCACAACCTGGGCGTGGTGGCCGAGATGGCCGACCGCGTCGTGGTGATGTACGGCGGCCGCGTGGTGGAGGAGGGCGACGTGCTGGAGATCTTCAAGGCGCCCAAGCACCCCTACACCATGGGCCTGCTGAATAGCATGCCGCGCGTGGACCACGAAGCGGAGGCGCCCGGCGAGCGCAAGCAGCGTCTGGAGGCCATTCCTGGCAACGTGCCCAACCCGCTGCACCTGCCGCCCGGCTGTGTGTTCGAGCCGCGCTGCAAGTTCGCGATTCCCGACTGCAGCAAGGCGGTCCCGGCCCTGATCGACACGGGGGGCGGCCATACCAGCCGCTGCATCCGCTCGCATGAATTTGGAGAGGTGAAGGCATGA